One part of the Aurantibacillus circumpalustris genome encodes these proteins:
- the prmC gene encoding peptide chain release factor N(5)-glutamine methyltransferase, which yields MRISGNKLKHLVDFFQSELRGIYPDSEIEAMMLFAMESILGYSKTETYQKLEENINQSDLLKLYDCAKDLKKHIPLQYILGETWFYNLKFKVNKHVLIPRPETEELVELVLKENKGNLSILDIGTGSGCIPITLKNNLKESAVSACDISKDALDLAKKNAELNETTIDFFATDILKNQINNQFDIIISNPPYIKEKEKELMEKNVLDHEPHLALFVKGEDSIIFYKKIIDLCSTSLSKKGKLYFELNPLTAEAVEEYAKNSNLFENTHLIKDMSGALRFFKGIKN from the coding sequence ATGAGAATAAGCGGCAATAAACTCAAACACCTCGTTGATTTTTTCCAATCAGAACTCAGAGGCATTTATCCTGACAGTGAAATTGAAGCCATGATGCTTTTTGCGATGGAAAGTATTTTAGGATATTCAAAAACAGAAACCTATCAAAAATTAGAAGAAAACATTAATCAAAGTGATTTATTAAAATTATACGATTGCGCTAAGGATCTTAAAAAACATATTCCATTGCAATATATATTAGGAGAAACCTGGTTTTACAATCTTAAATTTAAAGTCAATAAACACGTTTTAATTCCACGTCCCGAAACGGAAGAACTAGTGGAACTTGTTTTAAAAGAGAACAAAGGAAACTTGAGCATTCTTGATATTGGAACCGGCAGCGGATGTATTCCTATTACACTTAAAAACAATTTAAAAGAGTCAGCCGTATCAGCTTGTGATATCAGTAAAGACGCTTTGGATCTTGCGAAAAAAAATGCAGAATTAAATGAAACCACAATTGATTTTTTCGCTACTGATATTTTAAAAAATCAAATTAATAATCAGTTCGATATAATTATCAGTAATCCTCCATATATAAAGGAAAAAGAAAAAGAGCTAATGGAAAAAAATGTTTTGGATCATGAACCTCATTTAGCGCTTTTTGTAAAAGGAGAAGATTCGATTATTTTCTACAAAAAAATAATTGATCTCTGCTCCACTTCTCTTTCAAAAAAAGGAAAACTATATTTTGAACTTAATCCTTTAACTGCCGAGGCTGTTGAAGAATACGCGAAAAATTCTAATCTGTTTGAAAATACACATCTTATTAAAGACATGAGTGGAGCTTTGCGTTTTTTTAAAGGAATTAAAAACTAA
- a CDS encoding aldo/keto reductase: MQKKLLGKTDLLVSPIAFGGNVFGWTINEQTSFEILDAFVASDFNFVDTADMYSRWASGIGGESETILGSWMKKRGNRKEIILATKVGKDMGNGKIGLSKKYILNAVNDSLKRLQTDYIDLYQSHDDDSKTPLEETLDAYQYLIKEGKVRYIGASNYSAERLNLALETSRKYNYPRYQTLQPHYNLMERNIFETDLEKVCLDNKLGVIPYFSLASGFLSGKYRNASDRTKSVRGSVTDKYLNEKGLNVLNALDEVSSKHETKPASVALAWLMARPSITSPIASATTIEQLKDLVNAASIVLDAKDIELLNSSSI, translated from the coding sequence ATGCAAAAGAAACTACTCGGAAAAACAGATCTTTTAGTAAGTCCAATCGCCTTTGGTGGAAATGTATTCGGCTGGACAATCAACGAACAAACATCCTTTGAAATTTTAGATGCCTTTGTAGCTTCCGATTTTAATTTTGTTGACACAGCCGATATGTATTCCCGCTGGGCAAGTGGCATCGGTGGTGAATCTGAAACAATACTTGGAAGCTGGATGAAAAAACGTGGTAACCGCAAAGAAATAATTCTGGCTACCAAAGTGGGTAAGGACATGGGAAATGGAAAAATAGGGCTTTCAAAAAAGTATATTCTCAATGCTGTTAACGATTCTCTAAAACGCTTGCAAACCGATTACATAGATTTATATCAAAGTCACGATGACGACTCAAAAACACCTTTGGAAGAAACACTCGATGCTTACCAATATTTAATTAAAGAAGGGAAGGTTCGGTATATTGGTGCATCCAACTATTCCGCAGAGAGGCTCAATCTTGCTTTGGAAACAAGTAGAAAATATAATTACCCGCGGTACCAAACCTTGCAACCGCATTATAATTTAATGGAAAGAAATATTTTTGAAACTGATCTTGAAAAAGTGTGCTTAGATAATAAATTAGGAGTGATTCCTTATTTTTCTTTAGCCTCAGGTTTTTTAAGTGGTAAATATAGAAATGCCAGCGACCGAACTAAAAGCGTACGTGGAAGCGTTACCGATAAATACCTAAATGAAAAAGGTTTAAACGTTCTTAACGCCCTAGATGAAGTTTCCTCAAAACATGAAACCAAACCTGCAAGCGTGGCACTAGCTTGGCTAATGGCACGACCATCTATTACTTCTCCGATTGCAAGCGCAACAACAATTGAGCAATTAAAAGATTTGGTAAATGCAGCATCAATCGTGTTAGATGCAAAGGATATAGAACTTTTAAATAGCAGTAGTATTTGA